A genomic region of Fusarium oxysporum f. sp. lycopersici 4287 supercont2.30 genomic scaffold, whole genome shotgun sequence contains the following coding sequences:
- a CDS encoding uncharacterized protein (At least one base has a quality score < 10), producing MINNRDVEFQNVTLQQIKKPRNLVCCWVPSVFFPSVGQVISVFHHDIVSALLPPVKLEWSPVRLAFERHTPDNNNIGCDDAFGAIDHLIECDMYEPKLTIVRLAQNVRIHFVFQADQVPQEAFFPAKVLQVKSRTNSTKPRSSVGKLAVPRVDTPCFSNPNISIPELARGKR from the exons ATGATCAACAATCGAGATGTAGAGTTCCAGAATGTCACTCTCCagcagatcaagaagccTAGAAACCTTGTGTGCTGCTGGGTCCCCTCCGTATTCTTTCCAAGCGTCGGTCAAGTCATCTCCGTGTTCCATCATGATATCGTAAGCGCCTTGTTGCCTCCTGTCAAGCTTGAATGGTCGCCGGTCCGCCTCGCCTTCGAAAGACATACACCGGACAAT AATAATATCGGATGTGATGACGCCTTTGGCGCGATTGACCATCTGATCGAATGCGATATGTATGAACCCAAGTTGACCATCGTCCGCCTCGCCCAGAACGTTCGGATTCACTTCGTATTCCAGGCCGATCAAGTCCCTCAAGAAGCCTTTTTTCCCGCTAAAGTCCTTCAAGTGAAGAGCAGAACCAATTCGACGAAGCCACGCTCTAGCGTAGGAAAGCTGGCTGTTCCTCGCGTCGATACGCCTTGCTTCTCGAATCCGAATATCTCTATCCCAGAGTTGGCACGCGGAAAGCGCTGA